A region from the Variovorax paradoxus genome encodes:
- a CDS encoding aminopeptidase yields MRAAPAFALAAALPLLGGCADLGYYWQSASGHLGILRVAKPVPVWLADPAVSAPLKAKLELAQRIRRFAVTELALPDNPSYTSYADLHRPAAVWNVVAAPPYSLTLKNWCFPVAGCVGYRGYYDEAAAKAEAEAQRAKGLETAVYPVPAYSTLGWMNWAGGDPLLSTFIGYPEGELARIVFHELAHQVLYVPGDIVFNESYATAVERIGGAMWLQREASEAARSEYARFDAQRQQFRALALETRRALNQAYESAEAKAGDRSAVDAMKKAAMVSFRERYARLRAEWQGPRQGAYDIWVARANNATFAAQGAYDDLVPGFEALFARQSHNWPRFYKEVRRIAALPTMEERRHALQTATGILQTNSSQNHNNNGEHGA; encoded by the coding sequence GTGAGGGCTGCCCCCGCATTCGCCCTGGCCGCCGCACTGCCGCTGCTCGGTGGCTGCGCCGACCTCGGCTACTACTGGCAGTCGGCCAGCGGGCACCTCGGCATCCTGCGGGTGGCCAAGCCGGTGCCCGTGTGGCTGGCGGACCCCGCCGTGTCCGCGCCATTGAAGGCCAAGCTCGAGCTCGCGCAGCGCATCCGCCGCTTCGCCGTGACCGAACTGGCGCTGCCCGACAACCCCAGCTACACCTCCTACGCCGATCTGCACCGCCCCGCGGCGGTGTGGAACGTGGTGGCCGCGCCGCCGTACTCGCTCACGCTCAAGAACTGGTGCTTCCCGGTGGCCGGCTGCGTGGGCTACCGCGGCTACTACGACGAGGCCGCGGCCAAGGCGGAAGCCGAGGCGCAGCGCGCCAAGGGCCTGGAAACGGCCGTGTACCCCGTGCCGGCGTATTCCACGCTGGGCTGGATGAACTGGGCCGGCGGCGATCCGCTGCTTTCCACCTTCATCGGCTACCCCGAAGGCGAGCTGGCCCGCATCGTGTTTCACGAGCTCGCGCACCAGGTGCTCTACGTGCCTGGCGACATCGTCTTCAACGAGTCGTACGCCACTGCGGTGGAACGCATCGGCGGCGCGATGTGGCTGCAGCGCGAGGCCAGCGAAGCCGCGCGCAGCGAGTACGCGCGCTTCGACGCGCAGCGCCAGCAGTTTCGCGCGCTGGCCCTCGAAACGCGCCGCGCGCTCAACCAGGCCTATGAATCGGCGGAGGCCAAGGCCGGCGACCGGAGCGCGGTCGATGCCATGAAGAAGGCGGCGATGGTCAGCTTCAGAGAACGCTATGCGAGGCTGCGCGCAGAATGGCAGGGCCCGCGCCAGGGGGCCTACGACATCTGGGTGGCGCGCGCCAACAATGCGACTTTCGCGGCCCAGGGTGCCTACGACGATCTGGTTCCGGGCTTCGAGGCCTTGTTCGCGCGCCAGAGCCACAACTGGCCGCGCTTCTACAAGGAGGTCCGCCGCATCGCCGCGCTGCCGACGATGGAGGAGCGGCGCCACGCATTGCAGACGGCCACCGGAATCCTGCAGACGAATTCCAGCCAGAACCACAACAACAACGGAGAGCACGGTGCCTGA
- a CDS encoding polyhydroxyalkanoic acid system family protein, with protein MPDIHIERNHALGIAGAREVARQWIQQVGQDYGLECTYTEGETCDIAQFSRAGIDGTVEVTADTLTLEATLGFLFSAFSGQIEQKISRNLDALLRSSKGGGARFA; from the coding sequence GTGCCTGACATTCATATCGAACGAAACCACGCGCTGGGCATTGCCGGCGCACGCGAAGTCGCACGCCAATGGATCCAGCAGGTCGGGCAGGATTACGGCCTGGAGTGCACTTACACCGAAGGCGAGACCTGCGACATTGCGCAGTTCAGCCGCGCGGGCATCGACGGCACGGTCGAGGTCACGGCCGACACGCTGACGCTGGAGGCGACGCTGGGCTTTCTGTTCAGCGCTTTCAGCGGCCAGATCGAGCAGAAGATCTCGCGCAACCTCGATGCGCTGCTGAGATCATCGAAAGGCGGCGGCGCCCGCTTCGCCTGA
- a CDS encoding SDR family oxidoreductase translates to MTTSFDFSGQRALVTGASSGIGRAVAVRLAQSGAEVTAVGRNAAALDALHTEAGCTPLVVDVANAVELERALATLPTFDLVVNCAGIALLESALDLQADSFDAVMAVNARAAALVASRCGKAMIAAGVRGSIVNVSSQASLVALDAHLCYCASKAAMDAVTRSLCLEFGPHGIRVNSVNPTVTLTPMAAQAWADPARSAAALGNIPLGRFAQVEEVVAPILFLLSDGASMISGAALPVDGGYTIV, encoded by the coding sequence ATGACCACCTCCTTCGATTTTTCAGGCCAGCGCGCACTCGTGACAGGCGCAAGCAGCGGCATCGGCCGCGCAGTTGCGGTTCGGCTCGCGCAATCAGGCGCAGAGGTGACGGCCGTGGGACGCAATGCCGCCGCGCTCGACGCACTGCACACGGAAGCCGGTTGCACGCCACTGGTGGTCGACGTGGCCAACGCAGTTGAACTGGAACGCGCACTCGCAACCCTGCCAACCTTCGACCTCGTGGTGAACTGCGCCGGCATCGCATTGCTTGAATCCGCACTCGACCTGCAGGCCGACAGCTTCGACGCCGTGATGGCCGTCAACGCGCGCGCCGCAGCACTGGTCGCCTCGCGCTGCGGCAAGGCGATGATCGCGGCCGGCGTGCGTGGCAGCATCGTCAACGTGTCGAGCCAGGCCTCGCTGGTCGCGCTCGATGCGCATCTTTGCTATTGCGCATCGAAGGCCGCGATGGATGCGGTCACGCGCTCGCTGTGCCTCGAATTCGGGCCGCACGGCATTCGCGTGAACAGCGTGAATCCCACGGTCACGCTCACGCCCATGGCCGCGCAGGCCTGGGCCGATCCGGCCAGGAGCGCGGCGGCCCTCGGGAACATTCCGCTCGGAAGATTCGCGCAGGTCGAAGAGGTGGTGGCGCCCATTCTGTTCCTGCTCTCCGATGGCGCATCGATGATCAGCGGTGCCGCGCTGCCGGTGGACGGCGGCTACACCATCGTCTGA
- a CDS encoding FGGY-family carbohydrate kinase translates to MKYVIGVDIGTQSTKCLLAGIDGKVHAQASVAYQPDTPKPLWAQQDCAVWFDAVCESVRACVAKSGVAPSDIAAMCVSSLYGGAGIPVDEAMQPLHPCLIWMDRRATAEVDAVNASVDVARLQAITGNGVDSYYGFTKMLWIREHLPEVWAKTRWFLPPNSYVNWRLTGELAVDHSSAGNIGGVYDAAQRQWSEEAMQMLGIPARMMPPRLVESSDVVGGLNAEWAAKLGLAEGMPLMAGGVDAAVATFCAGVTGSGDHVAMIGTSMCWGFVSPTVDARHRLITMPHVYRGADRSYVFGGAITAGAAVTWFRETFCQAETAEAVRTGEDAHALIERKAIAVPPGAEGLVFLPYLMGERSPIWDAQAKGAFIGLSLAHSRAHLYRAVLEGVSFALQHNIEAGRQSGQPLDDRLIVVGGAAHSDLWMQIVADVTGYPVFTIEEEVEAALGAAMLAALGAGLVDAATAERGWVTLVERARPEPAAQAVYRERFEIYKSLYPALRDAMHRLK, encoded by the coding sequence ATGAAATACGTGATCGGCGTCGACATCGGCACGCAGAGCACCAAGTGCCTGCTGGCCGGCATCGACGGCAAGGTGCATGCGCAGGCGAGCGTGGCCTACCAGCCCGACACGCCGAAGCCGCTGTGGGCGCAGCAGGACTGCGCGGTGTGGTTCGACGCGGTGTGCGAGAGCGTGCGCGCCTGCGTGGCGAAGAGCGGCGTGGCGCCTTCCGACATCGCCGCGATGTGCGTGAGCAGCCTGTACGGCGGCGCGGGCATCCCGGTCGACGAGGCGATGCAGCCGCTGCACCCCTGCCTGATCTGGATGGACCGCCGTGCCACCGCCGAAGTCGATGCGGTGAACGCCAGCGTCGACGTGGCGCGCCTGCAGGCGATCACCGGCAACGGCGTCGACAGCTACTACGGCTTCACCAAGATGCTGTGGATCCGCGAGCACCTGCCCGAGGTCTGGGCGAAGACGCGCTGGTTCCTGCCGCCGAACAGCTACGTCAACTGGCGGCTGACCGGGGAACTCGCAGTCGACCACAGCTCGGCCGGCAACATCGGCGGCGTGTACGACGCGGCGCAGCGGCAGTGGTCCGAGGAGGCGATGCAGATGCTCGGCATTCCGGCGCGCATGATGCCGCCGCGCCTGGTCGAGTCGAGCGACGTGGTGGGCGGCCTGAACGCCGAATGGGCCGCGAAGCTCGGCCTCGCCGAAGGCATGCCGCTGATGGCGGGCGGCGTCGATGCGGCCGTGGCCACCTTCTGCGCGGGCGTCACCGGCAGTGGCGACCATGTCGCGATGATCGGCACCAGCATGTGCTGGGGCTTCGTGAGCCCCACGGTGGATGCGCGCCACCGGCTCATCACGATGCCGCACGTCTACCGCGGCGCCGACCGCAGCTATGTGTTCGGCGGCGCGATCACCGCGGGTGCGGCGGTCACGTGGTTTCGCGAGACCTTCTGCCAGGCAGAGACGGCCGAGGCGGTGCGCACCGGCGAGGACGCGCATGCGTTGATCGAGCGCAAGGCCATCGCCGTGCCGCCCGGCGCCGAGGGCCTGGTCTTCCTGCCCTACCTGATGGGCGAGCGCAGCCCGATCTGGGACGCGCAGGCCAAGGGCGCCTTCATCGGCCTCTCGCTCGCGCACAGCCGCGCGCACCTGTACCGCGCAGTGCTCGAGGGCGTGAGCTTCGCGCTGCAGCACAACATCGAGGCCGGCCGCCAGAGCGGCCAACCGCTGGACGACCGGCTGATCGTGGTCGGCGGCGCGGCGCATTCGGACCTGTGGATGCAGATCGTGGCGGACGTCACGGGCTACCCGGTGTTCACCATCGAGGAAGAGGTCGAGGCGGCTCTCGGTGCAGCGATGCTCGCGGCACTCGGCGCGGGGCTGGTCGATGCGGCCACTGCCGAACGCGGCTGGGTCACGCTGGTGGAGCGTGCGCGGCCCGAGCCGGCGGCACAAGCCGTGTACCGCGAGCGCTTCGAAATCTACAAGTCGCTTTACCCGGCATTGCGCGATGCGATGCATCGGCTGAAATGA
- a CDS encoding alcohol dehydrogenase catalytic domain-containing protein, with protein sequence MSYQKLQPGASGAIGQLAAMQAVVCHGPKDYRLETVAMPTIGPNELLISIAACGICASDCKCHSGAKMFWGGDGQPSWVKAPVIPGHEFFGYVEALGEGAAEHFGVEKGDRVIAEQIVPCGKCRFCTSGKYWMCEVHNIFGFQRIVADGGMADYMRLPPTSRVHKIPDGISLEDAAIIEPLSCAIHTVNRGDIQFDDVVVIAGAGPLGLMMVQAARLKTPKKLIVIDLVPERLALAKQFGADVTINPKIENADAIVKGLTEGYGCDVYIETTGAPIGVTQGLEMIRKLGRFVEFSVFGSETSADWSIIGDRKELDVRGAHLGPYCYPIAIDLLARGLVTSKGIVTHDFPLTEWERAFTLANSLDSIKVLLKPQPRTTS encoded by the coding sequence ATGTCTTATCAAAAGCTCCAGCCCGGCGCATCGGGCGCCATCGGCCAACTCGCCGCCATGCAGGCCGTCGTCTGCCACGGCCCCAAGGACTACCGCCTCGAAACCGTCGCAATGCCGACCATCGGCCCGAACGAGCTGCTGATCTCCATCGCGGCCTGCGGCATCTGCGCTTCCGACTGCAAGTGCCACTCGGGCGCAAAGATGTTCTGGGGCGGCGACGGCCAGCCCTCGTGGGTCAAGGCACCAGTCATCCCTGGCCACGAATTCTTCGGGTATGTCGAAGCGCTCGGCGAAGGTGCGGCCGAGCACTTCGGCGTGGAGAAAGGCGACCGCGTGATCGCCGAGCAGATCGTGCCCTGCGGCAAGTGCCGCTTCTGCACATCGGGCAAGTACTGGATGTGCGAAGTGCACAACATCTTCGGCTTCCAGCGCATCGTGGCCGACGGCGGCATGGCCGACTACATGCGGCTGCCGCCGACCTCGCGCGTGCACAAGATCCCCGATGGCATCTCGCTCGAAGACGCGGCCATCATCGAGCCGCTCTCGTGCGCGATCCACACGGTGAACCGCGGCGACATCCAGTTCGACGACGTGGTCGTCATCGCCGGCGCCGGCCCGCTGGGGCTGATGATGGTGCAGGCCGCGCGCCTGAAGACACCGAAGAAGCTGATCGTGATCGACCTCGTGCCCGAGCGCCTCGCACTCGCCAAGCAGTTCGGCGCCGACGTGACGATCAATCCCAAGATCGAGAACGCCGACGCGATCGTCAAGGGCCTGACCGAAGGCTACGGCTGCGACGTCTACATCGAGACCACGGGTGCGCCCATCGGCGTGACGCAGGGGCTGGAGATGATCCGCAAGCTCGGGCGCTTCGTCGAGTTCAGCGTGTTCGGCTCGGAGACCAGCGCCGACTGGTCGATCATCGGCGACCGCAAGGAGCTCGATGTGCGCGGCGCACACCTGGGGCCGTACTGTTACCCGATTGCGATCGACCTGCTGGCGCGCGGGCTCGTCACCTCGAAGGGCATCGTGACGCACGACTTTCCGTTGACCGAGTGGGAGCGCGCCTTCACACTGGCCAACTCGCTCGATTCCATCAAGGTGCTGCTCAAGCCGCAGCCACGCACAACATCATGA
- a CDS encoding ABC transporter permease codes for MNATATHPTPPAPAGGLFTQLRRSTAFLPLVGLVAISVFMIAATDNFLSWGNLQNIALQSSINAIIAVGMTAAILTGGIDLSVGAVVALSGTLASGMMVQFGLPPMLAVPLGLAVGVVIGLFNGYCVAYLRMPPIIVTLATMGIARGIALIYTGGYPIDGLPDSFAFLGGGVLAGIKVPILIMLATYLVAYVLLNMAPFGRYVYAIGGNEEATRLSGVRVSRYKLLVYALSGFTAAVAGIVQAARVTSGQPGVGVGFELDAIAAVVMGGTSIAGGRGAIVGTLVGALLLGVLNNGLNMIGVSPYLQLIIKGGIVLLAIFISREAKR; via the coding sequence ATGAATGCAACCGCAACCCATCCCACGCCGCCCGCACCGGCAGGCGGCCTCTTCACCCAGCTGCGCCGCTCGACCGCCTTTCTTCCCTTGGTAGGGCTGGTCGCGATCTCGGTCTTCATGATCGCCGCGACCGACAACTTCCTGTCCTGGGGCAACCTGCAGAACATCGCGCTGCAGTCGTCGATCAACGCGATCATCGCGGTCGGCATGACCGCCGCCATCCTCACCGGCGGCATCGATCTTTCGGTGGGCGCGGTGGTGGCGCTGTCCGGCACGCTGGCTTCGGGAATGATGGTGCAGTTCGGACTTCCTCCGATGCTCGCTGTGCCGTTGGGGCTGGCCGTCGGCGTCGTGATCGGCCTCTTCAACGGCTACTGCGTGGCCTACCTGCGCATGCCGCCGATCATCGTGACGCTGGCCACCATGGGCATCGCGCGCGGCATTGCGCTGATCTACACCGGTGGCTACCCGATCGATGGACTGCCCGATTCTTTCGCCTTCCTCGGCGGCGGCGTGCTCGCGGGCATCAAGGTGCCGATCCTCATCATGCTGGCGACCTACCTCGTGGCGTACGTGCTGCTCAACATGGCGCCCTTCGGCCGCTACGTGTATGCGATCGGCGGCAATGAGGAGGCGACGCGGCTGTCTGGCGTGCGCGTGTCGCGCTACAAGCTGCTCGTGTATGCGCTGAGCGGCTTCACCGCCGCCGTCGCGGGCATCGTGCAGGCGGCGCGCGTAACGAGCGGGCAGCCCGGCGTGGGCGTGGGCTTCGAGCTCGATGCCATCGCGGCGGTGGTGATGGGCGGCACGTCGATTGCCGGCGGGCGCGGCGCGATCGTGGGCACGCTGGTCGGTGCGCTCTTGCTCGGCGTGCTGAACAACGGGCTCAACATGATCGGCGTGTCGCCGTATCTGCAATTGATCATCAAGGGCGGGATCGTGCTGCTCGCGATCTTCATCAGCCGCGAGGCAAAACGCTGA
- a CDS encoding sugar ABC transporter ATP-binding protein, with the protein MSSSAEDEMLRLEGVSKRFPGVKALSGIDLSIRKGEVHALLGENGAGKSTLMKILGGIYQADEGRIFIEGSERSFAGYGDAIAAGIGIIFQEFSLVPYLNAVENIFLGRYLTNRFGLMDKAAMKRSAQAIFEELGVQIDLGVPICRLSVAQQQFVEIGKALSLDAKLLVLDEPTATLTPNEAEHLFRIMRELRARGVAMIFISHHLDEIFEVCDRISVLRDGANAGHAEVGATDVDALVQMMVGRRIEHSFPPKPQPAPRGRKVLEVPEIQLAKGGPVNSFDLHEGEILGFAGLVGSGRTELALGMMGADRVHRKTVLRNGRPVRLNDPTQALKNGIGLLPESRKVEGLITDFTVRFNISMNNLGSHKRAGFVSQRSEKQSAAELSKRVGVKAPGIETRVATLSGGNQQKVVIARWLGHASEVLIFDEPTRGIDVGAKAEIYGLMRELTRQGKSIIMISSELPEIVGMCDRVAVFSGGSIVATLEGEAINSGDIMRHATSSGGLQ; encoded by the coding sequence ATGAGCTCCTCCGCAGAAGACGAGATGCTCCGGCTGGAAGGCGTGTCCAAGCGCTTTCCGGGCGTGAAGGCGCTCTCGGGCATCGACCTCTCCATCCGCAAGGGCGAGGTGCATGCGCTGCTCGGCGAGAACGGCGCGGGCAAGTCGACGCTGATGAAGATCCTCGGCGGCATCTACCAGGCCGACGAGGGGCGCATCTTCATCGAGGGCAGCGAGCGCAGCTTCGCGGGCTACGGCGATGCGATTGCGGCGGGCATCGGCATCATCTTCCAGGAGTTCAGCCTGGTGCCGTACCTGAATGCGGTGGAAAACATCTTTCTCGGCCGCTACCTGACAAACCGCTTCGGCCTGATGGACAAGGCCGCGATGAAGCGTTCGGCGCAGGCGATCTTCGAAGAGCTGGGCGTGCAGATCGACCTTGGCGTGCCGATCTGCCGGCTCTCGGTGGCGCAGCAGCAGTTCGTGGAGATCGGCAAGGCGCTGTCGCTCGATGCGAAGCTGCTGGTGCTCGACGAACCCACCGCCACGCTCACGCCCAACGAGGCGGAGCACCTGTTCAGGATCATGCGCGAACTGCGCGCCAGGGGCGTGGCGATGATCTTCATCTCGCACCACCTGGACGAGATCTTCGAGGTGTGCGACCGCATCAGCGTGCTGCGCGACGGCGCCAACGCGGGGCATGCGGAGGTGGGCGCGACCGATGTGGATGCGCTGGTCCAGATGATGGTCGGCCGCCGCATCGAGCACAGCTTTCCGCCCAAGCCGCAGCCCGCGCCGCGCGGGCGCAAGGTGCTCGAAGTGCCCGAGATCCAGCTCGCCAAGGGCGGGCCGGTCAACAGCTTCGATCTGCATGAAGGCGAGATCCTCGGCTTTGCAGGACTGGTCGGTTCGGGCCGCACCGAGCTCGCGCTGGGCATGATGGGTGCCGACCGCGTGCACCGCAAGACGGTGCTGCGCAACGGCCGGCCCGTGCGCCTGAACGACCCGACGCAGGCTCTGAAGAACGGCATCGGCCTCTTGCCCGAGAGCCGCAAGGTCGAGGGGCTGATCACCGACTTCACGGTCCGCTTCAACATCTCGATGAACAACCTCGGCAGCCACAAGCGCGCGGGGTTCGTAAGCCAGCGCTCGGAAAAGCAATCGGCCGCCGAACTCTCGAAGCGCGTGGGTGTGAAGGCACCGGGCATCGAGACGCGCGTGGCCACGCTGTCGGGCGGCAACCAGCAGAAGGTGGTGATCGCGCGCTGGCTCGGCCACGCCAGCGAAGTGCTGATCTTCGACGAGCCCACGCGCGGCATCGACGTGGGCGCCAAGGCCGAGATCTACGGCCTGATGCGCGAGCTCACGCGGCAGGGAAAATCCATCATCATGATTTCGAGCGAGCTGCCCGAGATCGTGGGCATGTGCGACCGCGTGGCGGTGTTCTCGGGCGGGTCCATCGTGGCCACGCTCGAAGGCGAGGCCATCAATTCGGGGGACATCATGCGGCACGCTACTTCGTCGGGGGGCTTGCAATGA